GATCTTTTTTGTGGGAGTATATATTGAGTGCATATTATGTAGGAATAAAGTGTATATTAAGTATAAATAAAGTTTCATTAAACGTCAATCTCTGTGTGCCACTTCTGTTTGCGCCTCCTGTTCCTTGTGCCTCTGGGTCATTATGGATGTAGTCTTTGGCATGATCACACAAAAcaccttttacttttttttgttctgATTTATGTATGCCTAATATATTTATACATTTCCTAAATGCTATGGACCCTTTTGGTGTCTGAAATAAAGATTTGATTCATTGATTGATGGAATGGACGGCTATTTGATAGAGACCAGGCTTCAGTGGGCCAGTTGATGCTGTTAGGTCCTGTGACGTTGCGTGCACTGCCTAACCTGAgcattcacctctctctctctctctcgctctcgctctcgctctctcgctctctctctctctcaatttaggcaaggcagttttatttacagtatatagcacatttcttaCCAAGGCAGTTCAATGTTCTTTACATCATCAGTTGAACTCAGCAAGCATCAGCAAATCACAATATTCAAAATATAATAAAAGTTGtaaaatgatttaaaaaaatgaataagaAATAATCAAATATATGAATGAAGTAAAACAACTAAAAACATGAATAAGGTAGATGTAATGAATTAAGATAGAAAGAAATAAGAATGGAAgataaaataaaagcaacatttaaaaagaaaacttaaagtaatagaagtacagtaaggtaaaatgcatttaaataaatagataaaccaTCGCTCCAGcgatcacacatgtgatcaattcctcgctaacctccggcacatttccaacagcgttcaaaatgccccgggtaacaccgttacttaagaaagcttctctcaaccctgctcaagtcgagaactaccgccctgtctcactactgcctttcctatccaaaggcattgaacgagcagtctccaaacaggtctctgacttcctttcacagaacaaccttctggatccaaatcagtctgggttcaaaagcggccactctaccgaaacggctctgctgtctgtaacagaagccttaaaagaagccagggcgaccgctcggtcatcagtactcattctgcttgatttatcggctgcctttgacacggttaatcaccgtatccttctctctatactcgctgacatgggaatctccggttctgctctctcctggtttgaatcctacctcacaggacgctcgtttaacgtatcatggcttggtcagctatctgcacctcaccatctcaccacaggggtcccccagggctcagtcctgggccccctcctctttgctatctacaccacctccttgggacagattatccgttcgcacggcttctcataccactactatgcagacgacacacagctctatctgtcctttccacctgacgaccccctggtttcagcacggatctcggattgcctttcagacatagctacatggatgaaggcacaccacctccagctgaacctctcaaagactgaactgctggtcatcccagctaaacctaccatacaccacgacatcaacatcaaatttgactccctgtctgtttcaccgaccaggactgcaagaaatctaggagttgttctcgacaaccaactaaacttctcagatcatgttgcctcagtcgcccggtcatgccgtttcgcactctacaacatacggaaaatcaggacttacttgactcaagatgctacctaacttctggttcaggcaatagtcatctcacgactcgactactgcaatgctctcctgacaggtctcccagcctgcgcagtgaaaccacttcagatgatccagaacgcggcggcgcgcctggtctacaaccaacccaaaagggcacatgttaccccgctgctcatccagctacactggctacctatggtggcccgcatcaaattcaagtctctaatgcttgcctacaaagtagtctccggttctgctcccacctacttgaatgccctcatacagacttacactacctccagactgctgcgctcctctgacgaacgacgtctagctctaccaccggtacactcaagccaatccaaacttttctcatctgttgttcctcgatggtggaacacactgccagttcctacaagggcagggacatccttttccactttcaaaaaactcctgaagacccagctctttagagaacatctactctcatagcaacacttacaacaagtcttactgatcctagcactcaccagccgttttaaaaacagcactcaccaacgcacttattcttactgtactctaatgtttttgtaaactgtcctaaaattgtgagaattgttctaaaacttactgtttaccatgttgttagtcgctttggttaaaaaagcgtcagccaaatgtaatgtaatgtaatgtaatgtaatgtaataaacaAAGGTATAAAAACATAGGTATACAatggaaaaacaaacataaataaataaaagcaaaaaagataaaatacatttcaataaaaatgtataaaaatacaGAAGATTAGCTAAGTAAATGCAATAATTAAATCTGGTCTTGAAGTTGTTGGTTGTCAGGGCACTTTTGCTGTGGTTAGGCAGTTGGTTCCACAATCTGAATGCATAATAACTAAAAGCAGCTTCCCCACACATGGTTTTATCAGTGGCTTCGACCAGTAAAAGTCTCTCTTGCGATCTAAGGGGTCTAGTGGGCATAGTCGGCCCTGTTACATGCAAAGATTTAAATATATTTctatattatactgtatatatttcttAGAGAAAGCCATCCATACTGTTAGATTTTAGTGGTTTTCTGTATGTCATTCTTTTGGTTCTTTGTTTAATACTGCAGAAACTGCGAGGACAGGATGTTTATTGTAAGCAGACAGAATGATGTCACCTTACAATAGCAAATAGTGTACCTAACTAATTGTTCCCCCACAAGACGTCTTAATTCAATAAGGCTATATCACTGTCTGTTTCACCCCTCCAATTTGACCCCAGACGTGAATGTATATTCTGGTATTATAATTAGCCAGGAGTTTCCCAGATCTTTGCTTCAGTTTCTTACCTTGGCTTCACCTTGCaacattgtgctgtgctgtgcgtacAACAGGCTTACCAGAACTCTGTTGTTACATCCAGAATAAAGAACTATTCTTTCGCAAGCCAGCCTCAAAGTTTACCTGCTCTTAACTACACTGGAATCTACTCGGTCAACTGTGTCTCCATTTGGAAAAGGAGACAATTTTAATAGCATTCTTCAATACCTACATAAACCATAGCATTATATTTTTACTTTTGCTAGTTTAAATGCATCAAACATAGGCAAACAAGCGATATACAATAAACCTTAGTGAGAAATGAGTGACAgaatattaaatatataatatttaaatatgaaatggtataagctaggcctattacacaacataaattgtgctgtcgacccaaataaaatctcctgcggcccacccgtgggtcgcgacctagtctttgggaaccaatggtcTAGGTTATGGAAATGAAGTAGCTTTGCCATTATGCACACAGCTGCTCACCACTTCAGACACAAGATCACTGTATACTTCATCTTATCCTTTGTCattctccacctctcccctgTCCGGCATTCTGTGTGCAGTGAGTTGGAGATGATGCTCTCCATGAGCCAGGCTAACCCagccatgttctctctctctctctctctctctctctctcgatttaggcaaggcagttttatttacagtatatagcacatttcttaCCAAGGCAGTGCAATGTTCTTTACATCATCAGTTGAACTCAGCAAGCATCAGCAAATCACAATATTCAAAATATAATAAAAGTCGTAAAATGATTTAAAAATAGAACTGAGACCAGACTTCGTCTTTTTCTGACTTTTTAAACAAGATATGTACAATTTGGTGCTTGTAGGTTCAGCGGGTTCTGAAGCTTCTTGAGAGGCCTTACTCCGCACAGCCTGGTGTGGAACATCCTGGCTGGCTTGGGCAAGCTCATCAAGGGACGTGTGGTGTTGGCGGACCAGGTGGAGCCGAAGTGGAGCGTAACGGGAAGGATCCAGACTCAGTGGCACGTTGCCTCCCCTATGACAGCAAGCCGCCCTCTTGGGCGAGGGAGGTCTGCGTTACATGATCCTCATAGGCTCTCCCCAACCCCAGCTGATTGCGGAGAAGGTGCTGAGGTTGTAGACTGTATCCCGGTCAATTCGGATCCAGAATCAGCCTACTTGTGCTAGTCACCAAGGTCACGTACTGTATGTTGAGGCTGACACTGGTGGTTGAATTCAGTCAAGGCATTTGAGGAAGTTGTTACTATGTGAATATGCCATGGGCCCTAGGAAATAGATGGTTTGACTGAATTGTTCCCTTGACGGGAGTCTATCAACAGCAAGAATAAAGAGAGTTTATATCATAaacatctctttttttcttttcccttcTTCCAGTCAGTCTGCGGTTATCATGGgaggagaggcaactggcaggAAACCCTTGTAATCACATTATGCATAGACACTGTGCATCTGAAGCAGAGATGTCAAATTTGTTATTGCTGTGAATACTTTAAAGTGTGTACTGGCACTTTGTATCCAAATATTTGATTTGAATTGTAATACGTTTGATGACAACTGTGATGTGGACGGGTCATTTCCTGTGACTGTCCACTGTGTGCACATACCATACAACTTTGTGCTCTTGCTTGTGTACACAAAATTCGGCATTTCTGTGGTTGAAAATGACTGCTCAGACCACCAGTCGACAGTGACAGGTCTGAACATGATGGACAAGGGTGTTTCTGATTTTAAGCTtttatatacacgcacacaaaaacataatcaTCTAGGTACAGCATGCAATATCAGAATTACTGATTTTCTGAAGTTCCTAGCTCTTGTATTGCTGTACTTTACAACGTCGTCAGCTCCTCAGTTTTCGGTATGTGTCATTATACTGTTTACATCTAGGTCACTATAGTACTTGAATCATGCCTGCAGTACTACATCTGTCATGACAAGGAACGTCTATAAAACATACCTTTTTATGTTAAGCTTAAATATGTATGGACCTAAATAACAGCCTTAAATAATGCTCATACTAATGAAGTTGAAGAAAGCTTACTGATTTCTGGACTAGAGACTTGTTCATTATGTAAATCTGTAATGCTGAATGCAAATACACcatatattcatatattttcTGTCTGCTTCTGTTTTGACATAAATACATATACTTGTTGGTGCCACTGTTTTATTATGGGATTATGCTTATGTCTCCTGCAATGGATACAGAGGCACCACTTTGGACAACTGGGTTATTGTGTGACATCAGTCATTCATTGTAGTTAACTGTGGTGCCACACAGTGATTCCAATATTAGTTAAATCTTTGACATGTCACACAGCGCTACGTAGCAGAGAAGAAACAGAGTAAATTGAACAAACTGAGCAACTCAGAAACTATTACAGCATAAAAGACCAACTTGTGCAACTATGGTCTACACATAATCCCCTTGATCATAAAGGCAGAAGTGAGTcattgtgaaaacacacacaatagccaTTACCAAACCCAACACAATCAAACCCTAAGAACTGGATAAAAGGCTCAATATTTTCTGTAGCTTGCTGTTAGGGGGAATACACAGGGAAAAGTGATTGCCTTCTGCCATTTTAAAATGTTTGACCTGATTGTGCTTTAACAATGTTTGACATGATTTATTGATTATAGGGGACATCCACTATGTGGATTAGCCAAATTTTCTGAATTCATTACAATGTGTGCATAATTTATTATCATCTGTGCCCATTTAGTGAATTGAGTTCACAACGTAATGTGCATACAATTTACTTTAGATGAGCACTCTATGTATCATTGTGAGCTCAATTTAATAATGTGCCCACATTTTAGTACGCTGAAAATGATTCttctaatgcacacacaatttACTTTAATGTGCCCACGAGTAAGTTATAGAAACTGTATTCTGCACACAATTTATgatctctgtgtgcatgtttaagTAAACTGACCTCACAATATATCAgttgttttatatttatttattttattttaactgGACGTTTAGGGGCTCTGTATTATATAACTTCagggttttttgtttgtttgtttttaacagGATGCATAGTGTGTGACCGCAGCAGTATACAGTAGTGAGCTTTCAGACTGTATCCTAAGTGCCTTACTGTTTGTCTAGGTAGGCCATCAACACACAGCTGTGGCTTAATAGGAGGTGTGTCCTGTCTCATCTTAATACTATCAGTGTAGGTGTTTCATGACTGTTAGTTGCTTACTGAATTAAACAACAAATGCAAGTCACTACCTGGTTTTTCAGTTGATATTTGAACAGTGCTTTTTCTGAtttcactatgttagcaattgTAAATCTATCCACTAAGATACAGGTTCCTTGTTACTTTTTAACTCTAATTGACAATTCAATCACTGTACTTATACTCACACTTTGAATAGTGGGGTGTAATTAGTCTGATTGGAGAGCCCCGTAGCAGTTGAAAGGCTCTCTTGTATTGGATGACGTCTTAAGTTCCACCCTCATTTCACAGGTgtgcaaaatgtgtgtatgtgtgtttgcttttgctcTGAGTGTTTGTGAAGTCAGGCCTGAAAGAACAGCACTGCTAACCACTCAGGAGAGATAAGGAGAAAAAGAGTAATTTACTGAACAGCAGGAATCAGTTTTAACCTTTGAACAAGCATAACTTCACATGGTAAGCACATTCGTTTAGTTCCCAGCATTTGAGTCATTTCATAGTGAGGACATACTttgaattctaatggaactggaGAACGTCTGGGGTTGGGCACTATAAAAGGCTGGGATTTGAACTGCCTGTGCAATAGTGAACACACTTTGGAACTTTGAAACAAGAAACTGTGAGTAGATTCAGGTTGTGTATTTTACACTAGCATTTAGCAAAGCCTTTATAAACCTAGGCCTGTGATCACATTGACTAGTCAAGTAACAACCTACTGTcaaccagggctccgaaccggttcaaggaacgaaaacgaacggaattgtacggaattttacgaggagcggaaacggaaacgaaaacaaaatggtcttcaactgttccggaacagaaacgttattctgaaatccacaaaaccggttaataacgggtttttttttttcgttctctatataacagcttaataatttgatttctgcagtttgaaataaaaacaaaaaacgaataaatggacctttggtccaaatgggtatatttttttcttgctgttgtagtgtaacctatccgtctgccactttggatcttaggccagctcgtagcgtaggccatgtttctcaaagtgtggtccggggaccactggtggtccgcaagctatcccaagtggtccgcgagctgttgtaaaaaataatatagatgcgttgtttgcaatattgaaccaacttgtatgtaaatccaaagttctgcaatactgcctatgtaagctatgccaatttaaatcatatgaatcctctgacacaataagcaaggtgcaaagacaataagcaaggtgggttcagtgagtaggcctattgtgtctattagctatgtggtccgtgaggttttttctaatggataagtggtccttggtctgtaaaagtttgagaaacactggcgtaggctactgaaactgatttggaaattgtttgtagcctatgcgtaatagcctattttgcctgtccacgccttcaCAACTGTCTTTTCTCAGTTGGATGTAGTCAGATCAATTGACCTATATGAAGACTGAATCATGTAAACGCACATATCATCTCCCAAATCTTTAAAAGGGAATGcagaaaatatgaaaaatattatttttcatAAAAACCCAATTTAGTTTCTTTAATGTTGAatgactggattgggattggtaGTTTATGATTTCCCCAGTTTAGATGTGAACTAATTCTCTTTTGCAATCAGATGGAAAGAAAGCTGTCAGCAATAGCTGGACTGCTGCTTCTCTGCTGCACCCTTACTGACCAGACCCATCAGCATACGGTAAGGCTATCCTAAAGACATGCTGGCCAGAGAATGACTTCAGTTTTAACTTCATCGGTTAATTTTTTACATTATAGCTCATTTTAATTCTATTTAATCAACTTCCAGGTACAAAAACCCACATTAACGTCTCAAGGTATTGCAACACTGAGTCTGTGTATCGTCAGCAATAAAAAGTTCCAAATTAACAATTTGCTGTAAATCCTGAAAAAAGTTTAGATTATATCTTCTCCACTCATGACTTTCAGGCCAAGACTGTACAGCCATCAAAGATTCCAGTCCTAATGCTCAAAGTGGAATTTACATTATACAGCCGAAAGGAGTTCATAAACCTTTCAAGGtactggtgaaaatgttgtaaaTCCAAAGTTATGCaatactgcctatgtaagctatgccaatttaaatcatatgaatcctctgacacaataagcaaggtgcaaagacaataagcaaggtgggttcagtgagtaggcctattgtgtctattagctatgtggtccgtgaggttttctctaatggttaagtggtccttggtctgtgaaagtttgagaaacactggcgtaggctactgaaacggatttggaaattgtttgtagcctatgcgtaatagcctattttgcctgtccacgccgtgtcgttttaaagtcgggattggaaatgtttgcgcaattatagcctattctatgtagtcTAGAAGAgttaggccttgtcagcaacagacaggttcgtttataaacagggttggaattatagcgcaagcctttgaagatctccatatggattaAACTCCaaaaggctacaaccaggtaaggagtttagcacgtatccagaaatatttttgataagaaattatttataggcataggttaggcctacagtaagtctgtaggctatgggatggatagcccatctgaatgtttttggatgccgcctgtgatttattatttttggccatagctacggtataggctaaatcaaggggaaataatgagtagcctacgtctattctaaggtaaagtccacaaaaatagacttgataggcccgccaaacactgccggaactttaagaacgaacgatattttgcgttccgaaccggttcaggaccgatatgttggtggcggaacgcatgcaaggacgaaaacgttaaacataggcctatctgaaccgttcggaacggaacgtttgaaaaataatttcgttttcaagccctgctgtCAACCAGTGTAAAAACCTATTTTCAACTGTGTAAAGTTAACATGGTTTATATTGTAAAAATATGCAATATGCTGATTAAGTGTTTCTTTTTCTGTGCAACATGTTTCTGACAACAGCTGTGTCAGAGAACCTGCTCATTTCAGGTTATTCCACAATCAAGTTCATTCTGCAGTTCTCTCTCATCAGCTGCTTAAATGTTAGTGTAATGGCAAGCAGAGTGTCTTGTTAAATGTGAGAGAAGTGCTGgttgttgtgatgtgtgtggaaTAGTATGTGTCCTGGACTGTCTTTTCTCAGTTGGATGTAGTCAGATCAATTGACATATATGAAAACTGAATCATGTAAACGCACATATCATCTCCCAAATCTTTAAAAGGGAATGCAgaaaatatgaaatattattTTTCATAAAAACCCAATTTAGTTTCTTTAATGTTGAatgactggattgggattggtaGTTTATGATTTTCCCAGTTTAGATGTGAACTAATTCTCTTTTGCAATCAGATGGAAAGAAAACTGTCAACAATAGCTGGACTGCTGCTTCTCTGCTGCACCCTTACTGACCAGACCCATCAGCATAAGGTAAGGCTATCCTAAAGACATGCTGGCCAGAGAATGACTTCAGTTTTAACTTCATCGGTTAATTTTTTACATTATAGCTCATTTTAATTCTATTTAATCAACTTCCAGGTGCAAAAACCCACATTAACGTCTCAAGGTATTGCAACACTGAGTCTGTGTATCGTGAGCAATAAAAAGTTCCAAATTAACAATTTGCTGTAAATCCTGAAAAAGTTTAGATTATGATCTTCTCCACTCATGACTTTCAGGCCAAGACTGTACAGCCATCAAAGATTCCAGTCCTAATGCTCAAAGTGGAATTTACATTATACAGCCGAAAGGAGTTCCAGTACCTTTCAATGTACTGGTGAAAATGTTTCCAATTCTTTCAATGATTTATATGCAGCCAGACACTGTTCTTAAACTGTTCCATAAAATACGTCATCAAATTGATGCAgagttctttttctttttttacatcaGCTATGTACATGTATAATTGAGAAGCATTCAATTGTGACCCCTGTGGAATACATTGGCAAATGTTGAACCTTAGAGAACCTCAACTGTCACTTTTTTCTGACAGTGAACGTACCTTTTGTTTGACCCTTACGCAGGTGTACTGTGAGATGCTGGCCGATGGGGGCTGGACAGTGTTCCAGAGACGTACAGGGGGGAAAGTATCCTTCCAAAGAAACTGGGCAGAGTACAAACATGGCTTTGGATACCTCGAAAGTAAGGCCCTGGGACCGCTCTGTTGCCttcatttattaattaatttgtcATGTTCTATAAGCATCCTTTTGATCTACAGCATCACTACCACCAGATATACCGTATATATGATCAGTATACCCATCAAAGAAACCTTTACGCTTTTCTCAAGGTGCATTAATCATCCTTAATATTTGCACTATAAGTGTATTTCTCAGAACAATCCGTACAGACAGCATAATTAAGTGGATTGCCTGCAAAAGCCTGTAAGTTGTTCAGTATGCGTACTAAGTCACTTTAGTGCAATAGCAACGCAAAGGTGGTATCTTTTATGAATGAGgagtgattgctgattgaagaattgtgtaAAAGACTTTCAAGCAATATCTGTTAGCTGTGAATAAATCTTTcccatttgttcacacagtttgGAGTCTTTGAAAGCTATGTTAAGTGGTTCGAAAAAGAGTGTTaacacatttgcaagagatgactcCAGCTGTGCTAAGATGAAGATCAGTGGATCCCAGTGCCATGAAGTACAGTACTAGCATTCACATAACTGTAACTGGCTCTCGTTTCAGAGGATCACTGGTTGGGCCTGGCCAAAGTGTGGGCTCTTACCAGGAGCAATGATCAGAAGTCCATCCTCAGAGTAGGCCTGTGGGACTTTGAGGGGGGATCAGCTTTTGCAGAGTACAGAGATTTCAGAATTGGCGATGAGGCGGCGGCCTACAAACTGAGTGTCGGAACTTATAAAGGCACTGCAGGTATGGAAATATGACTGCAAATTTAGATGAGATTATGTTCGCAACTTTTTAATGTCTTTGAATATTAACAAagctaatttattttattttttttatttttgctgaAAAATAATTCAAGTCAAAAACTAGCGGCTATACCCACACAACAAAATAGAGTGGCTAGCATTACCTGAAACCTCTGAAgtgatgttgatattgttccTGATCGCCTATGTAATCCTCATACTGACCAGGTGATGCTATACGCGGAGCATACAGTGGTATTGACCAGAATGGCTTTGGATTCAGCACAAAGGACCGAGACAATGACGGCTGCTCCCCGTGCATCTTTGGAGACATCGCTGAGCGCGAATGTAGCTCATCAGAGGGTGGGGGCGGCTGGTGGTTCAGCCGTTGTGGCTCAGCCAACCTCCACGGAGACTGGCACCCAGCGGGGGACAACGTAGGCTGGGCGTCAGGGGTGCACTGGCGCACGTGGAAAGGCCCGGCCCCATACTCCCTACAAGCCACTCGAATGATGGTGAAGTCTGTGTGAGGACACCTCATCCAGTGTGACACTCAGAGGGTTTAATCTGAGACACTCAGGCTTCTGGTCCAGTAAGATTTCTGTGCTTGCTCCAGTAATTTCATTGAGTGAAAATTGTGTTCTTAGTTCTCTCACTTTATACGGCGGCAGTCGCATCATGCACAGCTTTGCAGTATATCTAGTTGAGGTGACTGATGTGATCAGGCTATTGATATTTTAGAAGAGTGAGtaaacataatcacacacacatgtctataCCCTGTGGAGTGGCCCAACATACTGTGCATAAAATGGGCCGCCACAGACCTGGCCGACCATTCTGGATCTTTTTTGTGGGAGTATATATTGAGTGCATATTATGTAGGAATAAAGTGTATATTAAGTATAAATAAAGTTTCATTAAACGTCAATCTCTGTGTGCTACTTCTGTTTGCGCCTCCTGTTCCTTGTGTCTCTGGGTCATTATGGATGTAGTCTTTGGCATGATCACACAAAAcaccttttacttttttttgttctgATTTATGTATGCCTAATATATTTATACATTTCCTAAATGCTATGGACCCTTTTGGTGTCTGAAATAAAGATTTGATTCATTGATTGATGGAATGGACGGCTATTTGATAGAGACCAGGCTTCAGTGGGCCAGTTGATGCTGTTAGGTCCTGTGACGTTGCGTGCACTGCCTAACCTGAGCATtcacctctcgctctctcgctctctctctctctcaatttaggcaaggcagttttatttacagtatat
This portion of the Alosa sapidissima isolate fAloSap1 chromosome 22, fAloSap1.pri, whole genome shotgun sequence genome encodes:
- the LOC121697804 gene encoding angiopoietin-related protein 5-like isoform X2: MERKLSTIAGLLLLCCTLTDQTHQHKVQKPTLTSQGQDCTAIKDSSPNAQSGIYIIQPKGVPVPFNVYCEMLADGGWTVFQRRTGGKVSFQRNWAEYKHGFGYLEKDHWLGLAKVWALTRSNDQKSILRVGLWDFEGGSAFAEYRDFRIGDEAAAYKLSVGTYKGTAGDAIRGAYSGIDQNGFGFSTKDRDNDGCSPCIFGDIAERECSSSEGGGGWWFSRCGSANLHGDWHPAGDNVGWASGVHWRTWKGPAPYSLQATRMMVKSV
- the LOC121697804 gene encoding angiopoietin-related protein 5-like isoform X1; its protein translation is MERKLSTIAGLLLLCCTLTDQTHQHKVQKPTLTSQGQDCTAIKDSSPNAQSGIYIIQPKGVPVPFNVLVYCEMLADGGWTVFQRRTGGKVSFQRNWAEYKHGFGYLEKDHWLGLAKVWALTRSNDQKSILRVGLWDFEGGSAFAEYRDFRIGDEAAAYKLSVGTYKGTAGDAIRGAYSGIDQNGFGFSTKDRDNDGCSPCIFGDIAERECSSSEGGGGWWFSRCGSANLHGDWHPAGDNVGWASGVHWRTWKGPAPYSLQATRMMVKSV